The Orcinus orca chromosome 1, mOrcOrc1.1, whole genome shotgun sequence DNA window TACAGTAGGATTCAGTGAACAAGTGGTCACCGGAGGTCACATTCATTGGCCTTCAGGTCCCTTGGGCAGCCATCCCACAGAGAGATAAAGGATACTTCCCTGCCCTATAGCTCCCCTTATGTAGTCTTGAAAGcctcccagctgctctgtggaaTAAGGTGGAGTGTACATATGAATCTTCCTTTTATGAGTTAATctacctttttggttttttttcccagcaTTCGTTCCACTAACATATATCGGAATCTGGAGTCTACCCGGTGTTTGCTGGCTGGGCTTTTCCAATGTCAGAAAGAAGGTTTGAGTTTGGGCTCTACGAGTCAGCCCCTGTCCCTGAGGAGCCTCTTCTTCTCACTTCCAAAGCCCCGCTCTCTCTTTCTTGGTATCTGTCCCCTTGGTCTCTCTCCTCCTGCTCAGGTAGCTTCCATGGTGTACCTACTCCTCTGGCAGGCCCCTCCCCGTCTGGCCTGCTGCTGCCCTTGTCAGCCTGACCTGCACACCTGCAGCAATGCGTCAGCTGCTCTGAAGCGCCTCTGGCTCCTGACTTCTCAAGCATCTACACAAGCTGCATgaggcagccccagccaggtctTGTGAACAGTCCTGGGGCCTTTCTGTTTAGTAGAGACGCTGCTgaaaaggaaggagggcaggagggaccCTTTGCTGGGGCCTGGGTCTGCTGCTACTGCCCTGGTCTTGGTGGTAATCCACAGCGTGCCCCAGATGGTATTAACAGTACTCCGTACCGCCTTTCCTAGTTAAGAAAGTCTGTCAAGTTTGGGTTTTGACCTGTTCAGCCAGTGAATGAGCACAGCTAGTGATTCTCAACCTTTTCACCACCAAGAACCACATTTAGTATTTTCCTTTATGGATCTCATGTGTTGAGACCCTTTGACTATCAAATGAAGCCATATCTTGTCATTTGTAATTGATTGAAATTTACATTGAACTGCTGGTCTGAGTTTCAGATCATCATGACCTCACcaatattaaaatactaaaacGATGCCATAAGGCAGAGgttcttgttatttttctttagctTCTGTAGCAGTATCTCAAATAGAGATAAAACTTCcatcaggcttttaaaaaatttgtaaaatacagaACCTCCAGGCCAAAGGAGGCTGGCCTTGCCCCCAGCTGGCTTGGGTACTGCTGCTAGTTCTGGCTGAAGCTGGCGGAACACAAACAGCGAGCCTAAGTAACATAAAGCAAACAGGATGGGCTGCTCCTTACCTCTTGGGAGCCCCTGAGTTTAGGAATAATCCATAGTGCCTGGCCTTCTGAAAGCTGTTCACTTGCTCAGCTTCTAAAAGGCAAATGTCCTCTCCTCAGAACCACCTAAAGTGTAACTGAGGTAGGAAAGGGGTTTCTTGGTGCAGGGAAGGAAGTGGTATCATCACCAGCCTCTGGTGTGGCTGCCTGGGTAGCCGCTCCCTGCACTGGACCCAGACATCCTCACAGTCCAGTTTGACTCCTGTCACAGCTACTTCCATGCCTTGGCCAGCATCAAGGGATTTGAATAGACCTGAGAACCCCACAAGGTGCTACCATTGGTGGAAGTGGTGCAACTTTGGGATATTGTTTCAAGAGTAAAATCCTAGAGAAGGCCCAGAGGGTTTTGAGTAAACTACAGAGAATCAGGCTGGTGGGGGGAAGCTGGAAGGTGTTGGTCTGCACCATTtggtctttcattcattcaatgcgTATCTGAGTGCCAACTCAAATGTGCCTTATTTATCATAAACTGTAGGTCCATTATCCAGACACTAATGTCAGGTACCAGGTAGGAGTTATCATGTGTTAATTAGAGGTTTAAATCATAGTTACTATTATTCTCACATTTAAAGGACTTACTATACATCAAATATTGTTCTAAGAGCTTTGCGGATATTAACTTGTTTAATTCTTGtgataaccctgtgaggtaggtaacattatccccattttacagataagagaactaaggcacagagaggctaaatgACTCTCTGAGGAACACAAAGCTGGTAAATGaaggagctgggatttaaacgcTGGCAGTCTGTCTTCACAATCCATACCCTTCCCTCTTGTGCTCTCCTGCTTCTCAGAAAACATGTATATCTGGAGAGGGCCTCTGATCATTTGGTCTATTCTTTTTTACAACGTTTCCTGCGGAACCCCAGGATTCTTCAGAGGGGTCAGAAACTACAGAAAAGGAGGGGGTTGGGGCATGCAGGTAGACTATACTTTGGACCCCTACCTTGAAGCCATCAGCACCTTTTCTTTTATTACCTTATCTAATAGTGGCAGAAAGAAGCTTCCACTGCTTTAGAAACAATTGAAAATTGCTGATGCTAGTCTCATCCCTTCAATTTACACGTGAGccccagagaagggaagtgacttCCCAGGGCCATCCTACTGGTTAGTTATAGATTCAGGCCTAAACTCATGACTTTCAGTCTGATTTGCTTTTTCTGTCCAGACCAACAAAGTGTGTCTGAATACTGGTATTCTACTCAAGTCACCATAGGCTACTGTTAAATACTGAGGTTTGGGCTATCAATAATTTGTTCGGAAATAATAGCTCTTTGGGGTTTAGATTCACCTAATCGCTCCATGGATTGACCTCAGTGAATTCCAAAAAGCTTCTCTGCCATCAGAGAAGGTGAGGCTTGAGCTGGGTAGAACAGGGCGCTACCACAGGCCATTGCCATCTCTGGCACAGAGCAAAGCATGGGAAGGTGCTAGAGCACTTTTCTTGGGCATTGTTGGACGGGACAAGGGTACTCGTGAGCTCTGAACAGGAGCAAGGTGCTGCGAGGTCTGTAGGAAACACTGTAGCCTAGTCTTTGGTTCCTGGTAGTTCATCTGGAAGCCTGGGTTTTCTTTTGGGCGAGGCCATGGGGTCTGAGAGAATTTGTGACCCTGTGGCCACCCTTCTCAGATTGTCATGTCAGTCACCATATTGGCCTATAGGATCGGACTTTGGGAAGCAAGAATGTCACCTAGTTCTGATAAAGTGAGGGAGGACGCATTCTTTATTAGAATCCCCAGGTACTGGTGGTACCTCGAGGCGACGTTTTTTGGACTGGGTCATGGACGTGCCAGTCTGATCGGCACCTGTACCTGCTCTCGGCTATAGGTGGCCCAGCAGGAGAGGTTGTGCTGGACAAAACAAGGCTGCTACTTCTTTCTCCATTGCTCAGACCGCAGCAGAGCTCCTGTTGGCAAGGCCGGGGCATGTTGAAGGCATTCACTGTCCTTAAGGGGATGATCTGCCTCTGGGAGCAGCTCCGTCTGTATagacagagagaagaaggggGTGGAGCTGCTGGGAAGAACAAGCTGAAGCCTCTTCCCCCCTGTGCTTCCCACATTCCTTCCAGGACCCATCATCATCCACACTGATGAAGCAAGCTCTGAAGTCTTGTACCCCAACTACCAAAACTGCCAGAGGCTCCGGGAAAGAACCAGGTAACTGCCCCTGATTCTTGCTCACCAGGGGTGAACCGGCAGCGTTTTACCACCTTAGCTGGCAGGCGCTCCCTGAACTGAGGGCCTGCCCAGGCTGGCCGTGCCGGTGGataaggaatgaaagagattgcATTAAGCTCAGGTCTGCCATCAACTGCCCAGGAAGTGAGGCAGCTCTTACTCACAGTGACAGGCTAATAGTGAAGGTACAGGATGCCTGGGGAGAGCCACACGCTGGGCTGGAAAGATGGTGTATACAGCCATGCGTGGGGCTTTGCCGTTTGCCAAGCATTATCCTCTCTTCAATCGTTCAATGCTCTCAGATGGGGCAGATGAAGAACCTTACAGAAAAGATGATTAAATAAAGATGAGTAAGTCAGTCATCAAACTGCAAATCCAGATGGACGAGCAGAAGAAGACACAGCTTCCCCTTTTCTTACCAGCGCTCTGCCGTGTAGGATAGATTGGTTTGGGCTGATAGCACTTCGCCGTATTCAGGTATTTCTGGTCTGCACTGAAACTATGTAGTATGTGTTCCCCCAGAAGAAGGAGAATGCTGTTTTCAAGCAGACCTGGCCATGCTTGCATTGTTTTTGATAATGCTAGAGTGGGATTTGGAAAATCCAGGTTATTATTCTAGTCCTGGTACATACTAACTTCCTTTTACAAGTCATTTGACCTCATAGAGTCTTAGTTTATTCATCTATACCATGGCAATAATACTAGCTAACCCCAGTGAGTCGTCattgaaggttaaatgagatcccAAATGAAGAATGAGATACACTTTGTCAACTGTTAATCACTATACAGTATGATGAAATATAAGgagtaactttttattttttggcagagGCCGGAGGCAGGCTGCTTCTTTGCAGCCAGGGATCTCAGAGGATTTGAAGAAGGTGAAGGAAGGGATGGGCATTGCCAGTAGCGATGGAGTGGACTTCCTCATCCTCCTGGACAACATGGCTGCTGAGCAGGTGGGCTGGCTGTCCTCCTcgggccctgggggtggggggccctgggggtgggggacccTGGGGGAGGCTTGGTGGGCTGCCTCCTGAGTTAGAACTGGGTGGAGAGCTCCTGGCTTGGAGGCAGCTGTGATAGGACTTGCAGACAGAATGGACGTGGGAATGGAGGGATAGGGAACAATCAAGGAGGACCCCTTACTGGGTTGGGAGCCCAGACATTTAACTCTCAACCAGAGTTTCTTAAAGCACATTCACCAGAATGCTCATGATGTGAGTGTGTATTACGTgggcaggcaggggtggggtgggtgatGGTAGGGAGAGATTATTGTCTAAAAATTGTGGAATCCCTCTTTAAAAGTGGAATCCCTCACTTTTTGGAGAGTCTGTACACACGTCAGCATATTAAAGAATCTGAGAAGCCTGTAGTAAAGAAAGTTGGTTCATCCTTAAGTCTGTTTTTCTCAAACTTGTTTAGCCATAGAATGTTTTTTATCTAATAAATACTGAAGACCGCACAATAGGAAATGCTGTCCTAGATTCAAAAGTCGGAAacccgggctttcctggtggcgcagtggttgagagtccgcctgccgatgcaggggacacgggttcgtgccccggtccgggaagatcccacatgccgcggaatggctgggcccgtgagccatggccgctgagcctgcgcgtccggagcctgtgctctgcaacgggagaggccgcaacagtgagaggcccgtgtaccgcaaaaaaaaaaaaagtcggacACCCAAAGGCAGTATAGCCTggatcttccttccttctcttgtgaAGTTGATGGTGTGCCCTGAAGGCAGAAATGCACCTTGTGCTTATGTGTAAAATAGGTTTAAGTTTAATAAGCAAGAGTTTgcatatataacatatttatatgGCATACTTTTTAGAAATCATCTTGGGGAAAATGAAGGCCAAGTAGAAATTTATGAATTCCTTACCTTGTATTCtattcaattttttgttttttttttagcttaagaaaatacaaattttttttactttggggTAGATGAGGAgtatcagaaaaaggaaaaacaattttttttcctgggcCTTTAGATCTCAAGGAATAGCTTCCGACAGGCCTTGGGGACATAGATTTTTGAGCTGTTAAGGCTCTCCCCAGGAGAAGACAGGCCCCTAGGGCTCCATGGAAGCTGATTGGCTGCCAGGCTCAGTGGATGAGAAGCATTTCTTTCAAAAACTGTACCTTGGACCTTTCAGGTGCATAGCCTCCCGAGCTGCCCCACGCTGAAGAGGTTTGCGTGGATGATTGAGCAGAGAGCAGTGGACACAGCCTTGTACATCCTGCAAAGGGAAGACAGGTAAGGAGCCTCTTCAGCTGCTGGCATAAAGTCACACTTGGTCATACCTCCCAGTGTGTGGGGAAGGGGGCTCATCAGGCCTGCTCACACTTGTTAGCTGGCGTCTCTGTGTGCAGAGGCCGAGATCACCCCATTCTCCTGGACTTCTGAATGGACTCGGCCCTAGGTCCTTACATTTCCAGAGCTGGGACTAGTGACCTAGTGCTTCCATTCACTGTTACACAGACCCGGGAGCCACCACTCGACTGGATTTCTCTTAATCACTgactttttcctttgctttaagttTCAAAAGATTGGGGTGGCGGGGATGCTAAAGGAAGAATCATTATTGCTACTTTATTCGTCACATTACAATTTACAAAGCACCTTCCTGTTCTCGCTGTGAGGTGGGTGTCATTATCCCTGACAAGTCCAAGTCCTCGCTTTAGAGATGGAGAAACTGGACCTGAGAGATGTGGGCTACCTTGCCCAGGCTccgctagcaagtggcagaggcgggacttgaacccagatctTCTGACCGCCAGTCctgtgttttctctattttactgGTACTTAGGGCTCTGTTTTTAGAAGACATATTTCCTGACTGCCAGAATGGGGAATGCCTCTCTTACCAAATCTCAAAAAACACCTTTCTGTGATTGGTTCAAAGCATTCAGCTTGTCCTCAGAATAGGTGACTTGGTAGAGAGGGGAGATGGGAAGTAGAGGAACAGTCCTGGGGAAGATGAGTGGGAGGAAAAAGCAGCTAACATTTCAAGAATTTGCTTGGTCTTGCATAAGCATAGGAGCCTCTGCCTGCTTTTCTCCCACGCAGAGTCAGTGTGTCCACTTTGCACTTGCCTCGGGCATCTGGAAGGCTCCAGTCACGCCACTCAGCTTGCTGCCACTCCCTGTGACTTGTCTCCTTCCCTCATCTTTTCCTGAAGTGGCCCCACTGGACCTAAATTGTCACTCACTGCCTTCCCCTCcaccaacacatacacacatatttagtAAATATAGCTTTGCGGCCCGTGTATTGTCCGTTGCATCCGCTCATCTCAGCCCGTGTagcgtgaaagcagccatagatcaTACGCAAACAAATGGGCAcaactgtgttccaataaaactctctttacaaaaacaggcaggtgggttggatttggcccatggcCATAGTTTGCTTTCTCCTGGTGTAAAGCGTTTCACACAAGACCTGATCCATTCTCCTTTCCGTTAGCCCTGGTTTCATAAAACTGATGTTTCTTCAAGGACAAATGGTTACAACTTCACAGTGCCATCCAACTTGGCTTGGCCTGCACACATTCCTCTGGAAAGCGTATTTGCATACTCCTCAGCTATTGCTTCAACTTTCCTTGATTTATAAAGGTGGCCATTTACCCAGTCACCATGAGTAAAGATTGGTCTAAGCCAATCTTGGCAACCCCATTTCCTTTTGTCAGTGATTGGGTTCTGGGAATTCtgggagaggtttttttttcctctttgaaaaaagTGTGAGGCACCCAAACCAAGCCTTTTTGCTACTTCCTAGCCCCCATCTTTCAGCTCTATTTGCTACTGTGAGAAGACATGCTTTGAGTAGAGGTACCACCTTGTGATCATGAGGTTGACAGTCCTGAGAATGAAAGTGGTGGACCCACAGAGCCAAGCCTGGGAGCACTAGTGTTGAACTTCTtgttaaataaacaagaaaagtcCTTATGGTCTAAATTCCAAAGAAGCGTAGGAAGTGTAGTTTAGGCAGTTCCTTTGGATGGCTTTTCTAAGGGCCTTCTGGAATTCCTGGAATTCATTACACCGTGTCCttcccagttttgttcttttaaccGTGAAGGCCTGGTTCTCCATGACTTATCCTGTCTCAGCTGTGTTCTTACCAGGTCTATATCCTGCTGCTGTTATTGTTGGCAGTCTTTGCGCACAGAGAGCCCTCAGACTTGTGGCAGCGCTGTTCTTCTCCTTACCGCCTGTCACTGTCCCTCATGCATCCCTTGTCTTTTCTCAGCTCTGTCTCATTGGGCTCATGAGGTTCAAGGGGGCAGAACTAGCCTGCATCCCTTGTGTGCCAGGTGCCCGCTGGGTACTTAAATATTGTTTACTCGCCATAGGGAAAGCCTTCAGATGGCAGTGGGCCAATTCCTCCACATTCTGGAAAGCAACCTGCTGAAAGTCGTGGACCCTGCCACCCCGCCCGGCAAGACCAGGTACCTGGCCCAGCAGCTCAGCTAGGTGtggctgggggcagtgggggtggaggtgggggcggggtggcGTCTGGCTGCAGGGAGAGAACCCAGGTTCGTGGAGGGCAAGAACGAGGCTGTCAGTGACTGAAAGTAGATGTTTAAGAGGCCACGTGTCCCAGAGACATTCACAACATTTCTACCTTTCTTCCTGCCACACCTGTCCTACCATGTTCggaaattttatttcagtaaaaaagaaccctaaatttatttttcccttttttttttttaactaattgaACATGTGTCCAATGGAGTAGCTAATTAGGACATCACACTGATTTGGtattataatagccccaaacacTGATAATTGCTTAATAGATTGTTTGAACACCTTCATTGCGTATACAGGAAGGTAGGATTTCTACTGGGCATTTAAAAATGTTGGAAGTGGCTTGTGAACATCCACTGCCACTTTTGGAGTGCCTGGAACCCCAGGTTAGGGACCATGGATTTGGAATGTTGTGTGTCCTGGGCACTTGCTAAGCAAATTGTGGTCTGCAGATAAACAGCTTCACTGTCACCTGGGGTTGTTAGAGTTTCTGGCCCCAGCctgacccactgaatcagaatctgcattttaacaagacacCCAGGTGGTTTGTAAGCGCCCTAATATTGGAGAAGGACTGTTGTAGACTGCCTTCTTGAGAGAAAGAATTGTACGTAGTTAGAAATGCGCGATGAGTGTGGGAAAGGTAGGGGACAGTGAGTTGAAATAGGAACATTCAGGAACTTTGGGCCTAGATTTATAATAGCAAATCATGTGAATGACCTTCCCTGTCCTTCACAGACCTGCAATGACAATATATTTCTTACTGACCTTTGCCACCTTGCCCCGCCTCAGCCTTGTGTCTGTAGAGTACTGTAGGGTCCAATGCTAGCCTTCTAGGTTGAGGGTCAACAAATAAAATCCTCAGTGTTTCCCAAGAGACAGATATAGGGTTCAGGTAGATATAGATTAAAAGGCAACTTTCTTACTGATTAAAGCCCAGTTAGAGAATGTATTGAGGGCCAAACAGGCATATTAATGAAATGGACTTAATTCCCCCAAACTGCAAGCTTCCCCAACAAGGAGAGCTTGCTCTGCTAAACTCATCACACAGCTGAGAGTAGGAAGAACATTTGCTGTAGGCAGGCGGGTCCCgaagagaagagagaggtagAGCTGTGCCACACATGCCCAGTTTCTTCTTCAAAACTCACCGCGGGAGGAGTAGGTGGTTGGTCGGGCAGGAGGAGGCCAGGAGAGCTACTCCAGTGGGGATCCCTCCTCATGAAGACAAGGGGCATGCGGATGAGGGTTCTCCCCACGATCTACTTCAAAGGAGTTTTTTAGTAGGCTCAACTGATTAGTAGATGTCACCGGTGTCCTCACTCGCGAAGGCAGCAGTGTCCTGTCCTCCAGAGTCCTAAGGTAAAGAATTAATTGTGAAGAACTGTTTTCTTCTTGCAGAAAGCTGTACCTCTATGCAGCTCATGATGTGACCCTCATGCCTCTCTTAATGGCCCTGGGGATTTTTGACCACAAATGGCCCCCGTTTGCTGTGGACCTGACCATGGAACTCTACCAGCACCGGGAGTCTAAGGAGTGGTTTGTGCAGCTCTATTACCGCGGGGAGGTAAGAGCTccggggtggggttgggaggtggCTGGGCGACCCCACCCACCCGGTTTAGCACCAAGTCTCCCTCCTCGGGCCCAGGGAGTCTCCACTGGCACCTGAGCTCTCTGAATCCTCTCAAGGCTGTGGCCCAGGGTTAAGGCAGAACTGGGCATATAGTGGCAGGCTGGGACTTGGGCCTTATCCCTTATCTTCTAAGAATAGGGCCACCCTTGTCTTCTCCTGAGTGTCTCTGCCAGGATGTAACACCCTGACTGTGAGGCCTGCTTTGAACATTAATGATGGTGTCTCTGGGAGGCGATGTTTACGGTCAGTACGCTTGGTACCTCGGCTGCTTCAGCAGGCTGCTGTCCAGGGCAGGGGCGAGAGCACTCCCCACGGCTTAGACCTTTAGCCTTCCCAGCTCAGGAGTAAACATGAGTGTGTTTTCCCAGTCAGTTCAACCAACCGTTCTCGAGGGACTTTCACAAGCAGGGCATAGTGCTCTTCATCTGGAAGTTGACCAGTTAATGGGACCTTCCTGGctgttatatgtgtgtatacacacaccatTGGGTCAAAGCCTTTCAGAACTCTGGGCACAGCTGAAAACAGCCAGACAGGGTCCTCAGTGCCCCTTCTGAGTTCTGTCTCTTCCGCAGGAGCAGGTGCCGAAAGGTTGCCCTGACCGGCTGTGTCCGCTGGACAAGTTCTTGAACACCATGTCGATTTATACTTTGAACCCAGAAAAATACCAC harbors:
- the ACP6 gene encoding lysophosphatidic acid phosphatase type 6 — encoded protein: MISRSFRVRMWAPVGVLTSLAYCLHQRRGADDQDSVDRSLLELKMVQVVFRHGARSPLKALPREEQVEWKPQLLEVPPQTRFDYTVTNLAGGPKPHSPFDSQYHETTLKGGMFAGQLTKVGMQQMFALGERLRKNYVEDIPFLSPTFNPLEVFIRSTNIYRNLESTRCLLAGLFQCQKEGPIIIHTDEASSEVLYPNYQNCQRLRERTRGRRQAASLQPGISEDLKKVKEGMGIASSDGVDFLILLDNMAAEQVHSLPSCPTLKRFAWMIEQRAVDTALYILQREDRESLQMAVGQFLHILESNLLKVVDPATPPGKTRKLYLYAAHDVTLMPLLMALGIFDHKWPPFAVDLTMELYQHRESKEWFVQLYYRGEEQVPKGCPDRLCPLDKFLNTMSIYTLNPEKYHTLCSEAQVMGLGNRE